The Epinephelus lanceolatus isolate andai-2023 chromosome 8, ASM4190304v1, whole genome shotgun sequence genome includes a window with the following:
- the LOC117258830 gene encoding lysophosphatidic acid receptor 6, translating into MNMTIGNCSEPSTEYQYYFFPVVYILALVVGLPGNVAALFVFAFRTTPRTAFSVYISNLALADIVILCTLPFKIHYHLNRNNWVFGDVACRITGILFFANIYMSICFMTCICVDRYMATVHPHTYLKLRSPWCSLVVSVVLWCVVIVAMLVFVLLGPLATNSDKSGTHSCFENFARSEWNTRLAAYSMLCLIFGSLLPSVIILVCYPLAARRISMIKTKTAQKAVRVIYIILAITLLCFLPNHVVYLLHLLRRMDVIQSCSLANAIYNARRGTMALVILNTCLDPVLYYVTTSYCKWKPLKLSWLWGGVRRRRGVYTIAVR; encoded by the coding sequence ATGAACATGACCATTGGTAACTGCAGTGAGCCTTCAACAGAGTACCAGTACTACTTCTTCCCAGTGGTCTACATCTTGGCTTTAGTTGTAGGTCTCCCAGGAAATGTAGCTGCTCTCTTCGTCTTCGCCTTCAGGACCACTCCCCGCACGGCCTTCAGCGTGTACATCAGCAACCTGGCTCTGGCGGACATCGTCATCCTCTGCACTCTGCCCTTTAAGATCCACTACCACCTCAACAGAAACAACTGGGTGTTTGGGGACGTTGCCTGCCGCATCACCGGGATTCTGTTCTTCGCCAACATCTACATGAGCATCTGTTTCATGACTTGTATCTGCGTGGATCGCTACATGGCCACCGTACATCCGCACACCTATCTGAAGCTGCGGAGCCCCTGGTGCTCCCTGGTTGTGAGTGTGGTGCTCTGGTGTGTGGTCATAGTGGCTATGCTGGTGTTTGTCCTCTTGGGACCTCTGGCAACCAACTCAGACAAATCTGGAACCCACAGCTGCTTTGAGAACTTCGCCAGGAGCGAGTGGAACACACGTTTGGCGGCGTACAGCATGCTGTGCCTCATCTTTGGCTCTCTGCTGCCCTCCGTGATCATCCTGGTGTGCTACCCGCTGGCTGCGAGGCGCATCTCCATGATAAAAACTAAAACGGCCCAAAAAGCCGTGAGGGTCATTTACATCATCCTGGCTATAACGCTGCTCTGCTTCCTGCCCAACCACGTGGTGTACCTGCTGCACCTCCTTCGACGCATGGATGTCATCCAGAGCTGCTCCTTGGCCAACGCCATCTACAACGCCAGACGGGGCACCATGGCGCTCGTCATCCTCAACACATGCCTGGACCCCGTGCTGTACTACGTCACCACCAGCTACTGCAAATGGAAGCCTTTAAAGTTGTCTTGGCTGTGGggaggagtgaggaggaggaggggtgttTATACCATTGCCGTGAGATGA
- the ints11 gene encoding integrator complex subunit 11 isoform X1 has translation MPEIKVTPLGAGQDVGRSCILVSIGGKNIMLDCGMHMGYNDDRRFPDFSYITQNGRLTDFLDCVIISHFHLDHCGALPFMSEMVGYDGPIYMTHPTKAICPILLEDFRKITVDKKGETNFFTSQMIKDCMKKVIPLNLHQTVQVDDELEIKAYYAGHVLGAAMVHIKVGSESVVYTGDYNMTPDRHLGAAWIDKCRPDILISESTYATTIRDSKRCRERDFLKKVHESIERGGKVLIPVFALGRAQELCILLETFWERMNLKAPIYFSTGLTEKANHYYKLFITWTNQKIRKTFVQRNMFEFKHIKAFDRSYADNPGPMVVFATPGMLHAGQSLQIFKKWAGNEKNMVIMPGYCVQGTIGHKILNGQRKLEMEGRATLDVKLQVEYMSFSAHADAKGIMQLIRMAEPRNMLLVHGEAVKMEFLKGKIEQEFSIDCYMPANGETATVTTNPSVPVDISLNLLKREMALGGPLPDPKKPRTMHGTLIMKENSLKLVSSEQALKELGLNEHQLRFTCRVQLQDPHSDPDTLHRIYTHLKSVLKGYTIQHLPDGTVMVESIVIKVSSSAEDANTKVLLLSWSYQDEDLGSFLSSLLKKGLPSGLC, from the exons ATGCCTGAAATAAAAGTAACACCACTGG GTGCTGGACAGGATGTCGGCCGCAGCTGCATCCTCGTTTCCATTGGAGGCAAAAATATTATGCTTGACTGTGGGATGCACATGGGATACAATGATGAT AGACGTTTCCCAGACTTTTCTTATATAACCCAGAACGGGCGTCTGACAGACTTTTTGGACTGTGTAATCATCAG CCATTTCCACTTGGACCACTGTGGCGCTCTGCCCTTCATGAGTGAGATGGTGGGCTACGATGGACCCATCTACATGACCCATCCCACCAAGGCCATCTGCCCCATTTTGCTGGAGGACTTCCGCAAGATCACGGTCGACAAAAAGGGCGAAACCAACTTCTTCACCTCGCAGATGATCAAGGACTGCATGAAGAAAGTGATACCTTTGAACCTCCACCAAACTGTCCAG GTGGATGATGAGCTGGAGATCAAGGCGTACTATGCAGGCCATGTCCTGGGAGCTGCCATGGTGCACATCAAAGTGGGATCAGAGTCTGTTGTCTACACT gGAGACTACAACATGACACCAGACAGGCATTTAGG tGCTGCGTGGATTGATAAGTGCCGTCCAGACATCCTCATCTCAGAGTCCACGTACGCCACGACCATCCGAGACTCGAagagatgcagagagagagactttcTGAAGAAAGTACACGAAAGCatagaaagaggaggaaag GTTCTCATTCCAGTTTTTGCCCTCGGAAGAGCACAAGAACTCTGCATCCTGTTGGAAACTTTCTG ggagagaatgaacctgaagGCGCCGATCTACTTCTCCACCGGGCTGACGGAGAAAGCGAATCATTATTACAAGCTTTTCATCACGTGGACCAACCAGAAGATTCGAAAAACATTTGTACAGAGAAACATGTTTGAATTTAAGCACATCAAGGCCTTCGATCGCTCCTACGCTGATAATCCTGGACCCATG GTGGTGTTTGCCACACCAGGTATGCTGCATGCTGGTCAGTCTCTGCAGATCTTCAAGAAATGGGCCGGAAATGAGAAAAACATG GTAATCATGCCTGGGTATTGTGTACAAGGAACAATCGGTCACAAGATCCTAAATGGGCAGAGGAAACTGGAGATGGAAGGGAGAGCAACA TTGGATGTGAAGCTGCAGGTGGAGTACATGTCCTTCAGCGCCCATGCAGATGCAAAGGGCATCATGCAGCTCATTCGCATGGCAGAGCCTCGAAACATGCTGCTGGTGCACGGAGAGGCTGTGAAGATGGAGTTCCTCAAGGGCAAGATTGAACAGGAGTTCA GCATAGACTGCTACATGCCGGCCAACGGAGAGACGGCGACTGTGACGACAAACCCCAGCGTCCCTGTGGATATCTCACTCAACCTGCTCAAGAGGGAGATGGCTCTCGGAG GGCCTCTTCCTGATCCCAAAAAACCTCGCACCATGCACGGAACCCTGATCATGAAAGAAAAC AGTTTAAAGCTGGTGTCATCGGAACAGGCCCTGAAGGAGCTGGGCCTCAATGAACATCAGTTACGCTTCACCTGCCGTGTGCAACTCCAGGACCCGCACAGCGACCCCGACACACTTCACAGAATCTACACACACCTCAAGAG CGTGTTGAAAGGTTACACCATCCAGCACCTACCAGATGGCACAGTCATGGTGGAGTCTATCGTCATCAAAGTCTCCTCCTCCGCTGAAGACGCCAACACAAAGGTCCTGCTACTTTCCTGGAGTTATCAG GACGAAGACCTCGGGAGCTTCCTCTCAAGTctgctgaaaaaggggcttccATCTGGACTGTGCTGA
- the ints11 gene encoding integrator complex subunit 11 isoform X2, translating to MLDCGMHMGYNDDRRFPDFSYITQNGRLTDFLDCVIISHFHLDHCGALPFMSEMVGYDGPIYMTHPTKAICPILLEDFRKITVDKKGETNFFTSQMIKDCMKKVIPLNLHQTVQVDDELEIKAYYAGHVLGAAMVHIKVGSESVVYTGDYNMTPDRHLGAAWIDKCRPDILISESTYATTIRDSKRCRERDFLKKVHESIERGGKVLIPVFALGRAQELCILLETFWERMNLKAPIYFSTGLTEKANHYYKLFITWTNQKIRKTFVQRNMFEFKHIKAFDRSYADNPGPMVVFATPGMLHAGQSLQIFKKWAGNEKNMVIMPGYCVQGTIGHKILNGQRKLEMEGRATLDVKLQVEYMSFSAHADAKGIMQLIRMAEPRNMLLVHGEAVKMEFLKGKIEQEFSIDCYMPANGETATVTTNPSVPVDISLNLLKREMALGGPLPDPKKPRTMHGTLIMKENSLKLVSSEQALKELGLNEHQLRFTCRVQLQDPHSDPDTLHRIYTHLKSVLKGYTIQHLPDGTVMVESIVIKVSSSAEDANTKVLLLSWSYQDEDLGSFLSSLLKKGLPSGLC from the exons ATGCTTGACTGTGGGATGCACATGGGATACAATGATGAT AGACGTTTCCCAGACTTTTCTTATATAACCCAGAACGGGCGTCTGACAGACTTTTTGGACTGTGTAATCATCAG CCATTTCCACTTGGACCACTGTGGCGCTCTGCCCTTCATGAGTGAGATGGTGGGCTACGATGGACCCATCTACATGACCCATCCCACCAAGGCCATCTGCCCCATTTTGCTGGAGGACTTCCGCAAGATCACGGTCGACAAAAAGGGCGAAACCAACTTCTTCACCTCGCAGATGATCAAGGACTGCATGAAGAAAGTGATACCTTTGAACCTCCACCAAACTGTCCAG GTGGATGATGAGCTGGAGATCAAGGCGTACTATGCAGGCCATGTCCTGGGAGCTGCCATGGTGCACATCAAAGTGGGATCAGAGTCTGTTGTCTACACT gGAGACTACAACATGACACCAGACAGGCATTTAGG tGCTGCGTGGATTGATAAGTGCCGTCCAGACATCCTCATCTCAGAGTCCACGTACGCCACGACCATCCGAGACTCGAagagatgcagagagagagactttcTGAAGAAAGTACACGAAAGCatagaaagaggaggaaag GTTCTCATTCCAGTTTTTGCCCTCGGAAGAGCACAAGAACTCTGCATCCTGTTGGAAACTTTCTG ggagagaatgaacctgaagGCGCCGATCTACTTCTCCACCGGGCTGACGGAGAAAGCGAATCATTATTACAAGCTTTTCATCACGTGGACCAACCAGAAGATTCGAAAAACATTTGTACAGAGAAACATGTTTGAATTTAAGCACATCAAGGCCTTCGATCGCTCCTACGCTGATAATCCTGGACCCATG GTGGTGTTTGCCACACCAGGTATGCTGCATGCTGGTCAGTCTCTGCAGATCTTCAAGAAATGGGCCGGAAATGAGAAAAACATG GTAATCATGCCTGGGTATTGTGTACAAGGAACAATCGGTCACAAGATCCTAAATGGGCAGAGGAAACTGGAGATGGAAGGGAGAGCAACA TTGGATGTGAAGCTGCAGGTGGAGTACATGTCCTTCAGCGCCCATGCAGATGCAAAGGGCATCATGCAGCTCATTCGCATGGCAGAGCCTCGAAACATGCTGCTGGTGCACGGAGAGGCTGTGAAGATGGAGTTCCTCAAGGGCAAGATTGAACAGGAGTTCA GCATAGACTGCTACATGCCGGCCAACGGAGAGACGGCGACTGTGACGACAAACCCCAGCGTCCCTGTGGATATCTCACTCAACCTGCTCAAGAGGGAGATGGCTCTCGGAG GGCCTCTTCCTGATCCCAAAAAACCTCGCACCATGCACGGAACCCTGATCATGAAAGAAAAC AGTTTAAAGCTGGTGTCATCGGAACAGGCCCTGAAGGAGCTGGGCCTCAATGAACATCAGTTACGCTTCACCTGCCGTGTGCAACTCCAGGACCCGCACAGCGACCCCGACACACTTCACAGAATCTACACACACCTCAAGAG CGTGTTGAAAGGTTACACCATCCAGCACCTACCAGATGGCACAGTCATGGTGGAGTCTATCGTCATCAAAGTCTCCTCCTCCGCTGAAGACGCCAACACAAAGGTCCTGCTACTTTCCTGGAGTTATCAG GACGAAGACCTCGGGAGCTTCCTCTCAAGTctgctgaaaaaggggcttccATCTGGACTGTGCTGA
- the cptp gene encoding ceramide-1-phosphate transfer protein has translation MAAPEEDHKFCFQEVFDTFKLCLSENKEVYVEHYVAGWRGLVKFLNCLGSVFGFISKDAVNKIKILVALLEGENGSHYTTVQSMVRYELDNNLVDLTKRGSHPESGCRTLLRLHRALRWLELFLERLRTSSEDSKTSVMCSEAYNESLSQHHPWVVRTAAGMAFCVLPGRPAFFEVMNVGPPEKVVAMLGEALPLISEVYQITEELYAQHNLLDLP, from the exons ATGGCTGCTCCCGAAGAAGACCATAAATTCTGTTTTCAGGAGGTGTTCGATACTTTCAAATTGTGTCTGTCGGAGAATAAAGAAGTCTATGTTGAACACTACGTTGCTGGGTGGCGTGGTCTTGTAAA GTTTCTGAATTGCTTGGGAAGTGTGTTCGGCTTCATTTCCAAGGATGCTGTCAACAAGATCAAGATCCTGGTCGCTCTCCTAGAAGGTGAGAACGGGTCTCACTACACCACCGTCCAGTCAATGGTCAGATATGAGCTGGACAACAACCTGGTGGACCTGACCAAGAGAGGCAGCCACCCAGAGTCTGGCTGCCGCACTCTGCTGAGGCTCCACCGTGCCCTGAGGTGGCTGGAGCTCTTCCTGGAGCGCCTCCGCACCAGCAGCGAGGACAGCAAGACTTCTGTCATGTGTTCAGAAGCCTACAATGAGTCTCTCTCCCAGCACCACCCTTGGGTGGTGCGTACAGCTGCGGGCATGGCGTTCTGCGTGCTCCCAGGGCGTCCTGCTTTCTTTGAAGTGATGAACGTGGGCCCTCCGGAGAAGGTGGTGGCCATGCTGGGGGAGGCTCTACCTCTAATCTCTGAGGTGTACCAGATCACTGAGGAACTTTACGCTCAGCACAACCTGCTCGACTTACCATAG
- the ubxn10 gene encoding UBX domain-containing protein 10, producing the protein MQGRTFWLSMHLTRPKSSKGRSRPAMSTSTSPHPGAGDSTQRPPVSPDSAVYSRPDRNLRSQSQPIMWQAGQLSQEQVVQMLQHAPAAPPLSLNKYKVLPSIGRRRSEVGPGGSLDKEMSMLSLSDDVILQHRHRHEEPDPSTVKDCEVDQRAKPPDPGPVMTTEAGASGSLLLAVRAPCGRRFQQHFEPTDTLLMVRASAELRYGVQYGDASIETMDMPRRTFTDLDMTLAQCGILNRSVLCISQNEQE; encoded by the coding sequence ATGCAAGGAAGGACCTTCTGGTTATCGATGCATCTAACAAGACCAAAGTCCTCCAAGGGGCGGAGCAGACCGGCTATGAGCACCTCCACCTCTCCACATCCAGGTGCGGGTGACAGCACCCAGAGGCCACCTGTGTCTCCAGACTCTGCCGTGTACAGCAGGCCGGACAGAAACCTGCGCTCCCAGTCCCAGCCCATCATGTGGCAGGCCGGCCAGCTGAGCCAGGAGCAGGTGGTGCAGATGCTGCAGCACGCCCCCGCTGCTCCACCACTGTCCCTAAACAAGTACAAGGTGCTTCCGTCTATAGGGAGGAGGCGGTCAGAGGTGGGTCCTGGGGGCAGCCTGGACAAAGAGATGTCCATGCTCAGcctgtctgatgatgtcatcctgcAGCACAGGCACAGACACGAGGAGCCAGATCCCTCCACAGTGAAGGACTGTGAGGTGGACCAGAGGGCCAAGCCTCCTGACCCAGGACCAGTAATGACCACAGAAGCTGGTGCCTCTGGCAGTTTGCTGCTCGCTGTCAGAGCTCCATGTGGCAGGAGGTTCCAGCAGCACTTTGAGCCCACAGACACTCTGCTGATGGTGAGAGCCAGCGCAGAGCTCAGGTATGGAGTCCAGTATGGAGATGCATCCATTGAGACCATGGACATGCCACGCAGGACCTTTACAGACTTGGATATGACGCTGGCTCAGTGTGGCATCTTGAACAGATCGGTGCTGTGCATCTCTCAGAATGAGCAGGAGTGA